A genomic segment from uncultured Alistipes sp. encodes:
- the pflB gene encoding formate C-acetyltransferase, with protein sequence MELNKTFIDGLWSKEINVTSFVQTNITPYLGDASFLQGPTERTKHIWDLCLKAIEEERQNNGIRSLDNKTVSTITSHKAGYIDRENELIVGLQTDELLKRAIKPFGGINVVSRACRENGVDVDEKVRDIFTHYRKTHNDGVFDVYTEEIRSFRSLGFLTGLPDNYARGRIIGDYRRLALYGTDRLIEAKQQDLRNLTGPMTEARIRLREEVAEQIKALKDIRTMGEYYGLDLSRPAHSAQEAVQWVYMAYLAAVKEQDGAAMSLGNVSSFLDIFIEYDLAHGLIDETFAQELIDQFVIKLRMVRHLRMQSYNDIFAGDPTWVTEAIGGRFNDGRTKVTKTSFRFLQTLYNLGPSPEPNLTILWSPDLPQGFKDFCAKVSSDTSSIQYENDDLMREVRHSDDYGIACCVSYQDIGRQIQFFGARCNLAKALLLALNEGRCENTGTVMVKGIPALSEGPLRFEEVMQNYKKVLHEIARVYNEAMNIIHYMHDKYYYEKAQMAFVDTDPRINLAYGVAGLSIALDSLSAIKYAKVTPRRNEMGLTESFDIQGEFPCFGNNDDRVDHLGVDLVYYFSEELKKLPVYKNARPTLSLLTITSNVMYGKKTGATPDGRAKGVAFAPGANPMHGRDKSGAIASLSSVAKLRYRDSQDGISNTFSIVPKSLGPTPEERVENLVTMLDGYFTKGAHHLNVNVLNREMLEDAMEHPEKYPQLTIRVSGYAVNFTKLSREHQLEVISRSFHERM encoded by the coding sequence ATGGAACTGAACAAAACCTTCATCGACGGGCTTTGGAGCAAGGAGATCAACGTCACGAGTTTCGTGCAGACGAACATCACCCCCTATCTGGGCGACGCCTCGTTCCTGCAGGGTCCCACCGAACGAACCAAGCACATCTGGGACCTCTGTCTCAAAGCCATCGAAGAGGAGCGTCAGAATAACGGCATCCGCTCGCTGGACAACAAGACCGTCTCGACGATCACTTCCCACAAGGCCGGATACATCGACCGCGAGAACGAACTCATCGTCGGGCTCCAGACCGACGAGCTCCTCAAGCGCGCCATCAAGCCCTTCGGCGGCATCAATGTCGTTTCGCGCGCCTGCCGGGAAAACGGCGTGGATGTCGACGAAAAGGTGCGCGACATCTTCACCCACTACCGTAAAACCCACAACGACGGCGTCTTCGACGTCTACACCGAGGAGATCCGTTCGTTCCGCTCGCTCGGGTTCCTGACGGGTCTGCCGGACAACTACGCCCGCGGCCGCATCATCGGCGACTACCGTCGTCTGGCCCTCTACGGCACCGACCGCCTGATCGAAGCCAAGCAGCAGGACCTGCGCAACCTCACCGGCCCGATGACCGAGGCCCGCATCCGCCTGCGCGAGGAGGTCGCCGAGCAGATCAAGGCCCTGAAGGATATCCGCACGATGGGCGAATACTACGGTCTGGACCTCAGCCGCCCGGCACACTCGGCTCAGGAGGCCGTGCAGTGGGTCTACATGGCCTATCTGGCCGCCGTCAAGGAGCAGGACGGAGCCGCCATGTCGCTGGGCAACGTCTCGTCGTTCCTCGACATCTTCATCGAGTACGACCTGGCCCACGGCCTCATCGACGAAACCTTCGCCCAGGAGCTTATCGACCAGTTCGTCATCAAGCTCCGTATGGTGCGCCACCTGCGGATGCAGTCCTACAACGACATCTTCGCCGGAGACCCCACCTGGGTCACCGAGGCCATCGGCGGACGCTTCAACGACGGCCGCACCAAGGTCACGAAGACCTCGTTCCGCTTCCTGCAGACGCTCTACAACCTCGGTCCCTCGCCCGAACCCAACCTCACGATCCTCTGGAGCCCCGACCTGCCCCAGGGATTCAAGGACTTTTGCGCCAAGGTCTCGTCCGACACCAGCTCGATCCAGTACGAGAACGACGACCTGATGCGCGAAGTGCGCCACTCGGACGACTACGGAATCGCATGCTGCGTGTCGTACCAGGACATCGGCCGCCAGATCCAGTTCTTCGGCGCCCGCTGCAACCTGGCCAAGGCGCTGCTGCTCGCCCTCAACGAGGGGCGCTGCGAGAATACCGGCACGGTGATGGTCAAGGGCATCCCGGCGCTCTCCGAGGGCCCGCTGCGCTTCGAGGAGGTGATGCAGAACTACAAGAAGGTACTGCATGAGATCGCCCGCGTCTACAACGAGGCGATGAACATCATCCACTACATGCACGACAAGTACTACTACGAGAAGGCCCAGATGGCATTCGTCGACACCGACCCGCGCATCAACCTCGCCTACGGCGTGGCCGGGCTCTCGATCGCCCTCGACTCCCTCTCGGCCATCAAGTACGCCAAGGTGACGCCCCGCCGCAACGAAATGGGCCTCACCGAGAGCTTCGACATCCAGGGCGAGTTCCCCTGCTTCGGCAACAACGACGACCGCGTCGACCACCTCGGCGTCGACCTGGTCTACTACTTCAGCGAGGAGCTGAAGAAGCTGCCCGTCTACAAGAATGCCCGCCCGACGCTGTCGCTGCTGACGATCACCTCGAACGTGATGTACGGCAAGAAGACCGGCGCCACGCCCGACGGCCGCGCCAAGGGCGTCGCCTTCGCCCCGGGCGCCAACCCCATGCACGGACGCGACAAGAGCGGCGCCATCGCTTCGCTCTCGTCGGTGGCCAAGCTGCGCTACCGCGACTCGCAGGACGGTATTTCGAACACCTTCTCGATCGTCCCGAAATCGTTGGGCCCCACGCCCGAGGAGCGGGTCGAGAACCTGGTGACGATGCTCGACGGCTACTTCACGAAGGGTGCCCACCACCTGAACGTCAACGTCCTGAACCGCGAGATGCTCGAAGATGCCATGGAGCACCCCGAGAAGTATCCGCAGCTGACGATCCGCGTCTCGGGCTACGCCGTGAACTTCACCAAGCTGAGCCGCGAACATCAGCTGGAGGTCATCAGCCGCAGTTTCCACGAGCGCATGTAG
- the pflA gene encoding pyruvate formate-lyase-activating protein has translation MIRVHSYESMGTFDGPGLRLVVFLQGCNFRCLYCANPDTIEACGGTPTEASEILRMAVDQKPFYGRRGGVTFSGGEPTFQAAALVPLVRKLKEAGIHVCLDSNGGVWNPAVEELLGLVDLVLLDVKQANPERHKGLTGRENAQTLRTAAWLEAHGKPFWLRYVLVPGYSDAEADMRLLGERLGGYRSIERVELLPYHTLGVHKYEAMGLEYQLRDVRENTPEQIDRAAALLREYFPTVVVN, from the coding sequence ATGATTCGCGTACACTCCTACGAATCGATGGGAACTTTCGACGGGCCGGGACTCCGGCTCGTCGTTTTCCTGCAGGGCTGCAATTTCCGCTGCCTCTACTGCGCCAATCCCGACACGATCGAGGCTTGCGGCGGCACGCCCACCGAAGCCTCGGAGATCCTCCGCATGGCCGTCGACCAGAAACCCTTCTACGGACGGCGGGGCGGCGTGACCTTCTCGGGAGGCGAACCGACCTTTCAGGCCGCGGCGCTCGTCCCGCTGGTCCGCAAACTGAAGGAGGCGGGCATCCACGTCTGTCTGGATTCGAACGGCGGGGTGTGGAACCCGGCCGTCGAGGAGCTGCTGGGGCTGGTGGACCTGGTGCTGCTCGACGTGAAACAGGCCAATCCCGAACGCCACAAGGGGCTCACGGGGCGCGAAAACGCCCAGACGCTCCGCACGGCGGCCTGGCTCGAAGCCCACGGCAAACCTTTCTGGCTGCGCTACGTCCTCGTTCCGGGCTACAGCGACGCCGAAGCCGATATGCGGCTGCTGGGCGAACGGCTCGGCGGCTACCGCTCGATCGAACGCGTCGAGTTGCTGCCCTACCACACGCTCGGCGTCCACAAGTACGAGGCGATGGGGCTGGAGTACCAACTGCGCGACGTACGGGAGAATACGCCCGAGCAGATCGACCGGGCCGCGGCGCTGTTGCGGGAGTATTTCCCGACGGTGGTGGTCAACTGA
- a CDS encoding endonuclease/exonuclease/phosphatase family protein, which produces MEKLKYLLYGIVLCALGCSSGSDDNPGPSGGGASENTLKVMSFNIRCVTTSDTGDKAWDVRKAPCVKMINSIQPDVIGMQEPRTAQRDYLKQHLPDYEMLEVPNTGTSKGGNSVLLYRKSRFTRIDWGYYFLSDTPDEPSVAWEAKQWHTTVWAHLKDVTTGKDFWLFTTHMPAYASNISAREKSAKLNVSKMKELAGENAMLFITGDMNCSYATDDASREALTPYYQWMSAARDIAPAGDAYSFNNYGSGTATPKRNLDHIFYRNDIAVSFRTITDNYGVPYISDHYPILLTTIF; this is translated from the coding sequence ATGGAAAAACTGAAGTATTTGCTCTACGGAATCGTATTGTGCGCCTTGGGATGCTCGTCGGGCAGCGATGACAATCCGGGACCGAGCGGAGGCGGCGCCTCTGAGAACACCTTGAAGGTGATGTCGTTCAACATCCGTTGCGTCACGACGAGCGATACGGGCGACAAGGCCTGGGACGTGCGCAAGGCCCCGTGCGTGAAGATGATCAACAGCATCCAGCCTGACGTGATCGGGATGCAGGAGCCGCGGACCGCACAGCGCGATTATCTGAAGCAGCACCTTCCCGATTACGAGATGCTCGAAGTCCCCAATACGGGTACGAGCAAGGGCGGCAACTCGGTGCTGCTGTACCGCAAGAGCCGTTTCACGCGCATCGACTGGGGTTACTACTTTCTGAGCGATACGCCCGACGAACCCTCCGTAGCCTGGGAGGCTAAGCAGTGGCATACGACGGTTTGGGCCCATCTGAAGGATGTGACGACCGGGAAGGATTTCTGGCTCTTCACGACCCACATGCCGGCCTATGCCTCGAACATCTCGGCCCGGGAGAAGAGTGCGAAGCTCAACGTCTCGAAGATGAAGGAGCTGGCCGGGGAGAATGCCATGCTCTTCATCACGGGCGACATGAACTGCTCCTATGCGACGGACGACGCTTCGCGGGAGGCGCTGACGCCCTACTACCAGTGGATGTCGGCGGCCCGGGACATCGCACCGGCCGGTGATGCGTACAGCTTCAACAACTACGGAAGCGGTACGGCCACCCCGAAACGGAACCTGGACCATATCTTCTACCGGAATGACATTGCTGTATCGTTCCGCACGATTACGGATAACTACGGGGTCCCCTATATCTCCGACCACTATCCGATCCTGTTGACGACGATTTTCTGA
- a CDS encoding DUF5689 domain-containing protein, translating into MKKHLFGIWTAALLLAGAAVSCTSDPEVDSVGRVGITQESLTASGEGEELTLDVTSNSYWHIDFTDPATGEAVRWITPSETYGMGDAAVKLVVARNRSTSARQACIHVTTDSESSTVSILLSQGAGTVGGGDGYGFPIYQMFSIDANLMLSNAFIEGGTCYFDDGMILSRTGSPADMTFSTQTHTNPKSDWYFQRGVVIGSWETGDALQLQIPLKEALSGDLRYMYGSRRDGTQNANHAWRFEWSADGASWTPFDKASVGGASDAVWKIVDFTIPAEKQIPAGGTLWIRHYCTDGSSASTSDSKPTVAFQTGFCITKATAEASEVPAMDDETIVFSTGFDDVRDAVAAYIDLPLDFMSSFNAGAYSLPKEHSGIVAFDECYTRPGFLQVGRGDEAIVSRYTQGSYTIQLASRFEAMRILKSDLKLTFLATAMIDAYGNPTDPGVVVKVDGASGATVEGGELEGVANNEFKPFTVYVRGATPETEITITSAAMASSTDDVRFFVDDIVLAVEGEPQRPSADDPVKATIAELRGKAGASEVTVSDNLYIQGTVVSVDNVPQGCFAVQDDEAGIFVSAPNHGLTVGDQVEVVVKGAKLAKDADGLLVVTPTAATQVTRSGTATELPAERSISVGDLAAGTYEAMRVLLPESQVVDADLSKTLSGTVTLELEDRVTTYSMKTYAHATFASTTVPQKRGPVKGIAGAGYVLPASVSDLSAMNGTRFGEAVYAITPIDGMLKMLLGGTPSVYSATYDAASKTLNYTNGCSVYKVGNEDLTTCELTCKKTPYDGRFQTTGWGGDNWQDNGLVFKIKATSRIVGNLRFGFGMFSNKSIKGYVPAKYKIKWSNNNRDWYDGVRVLVGPYTGEGTEEFTIPTQANSGGYKMAYFNVPESKAVAEGDYIYIKIVQADNTTALYPETGIKTDAPLLLQHAFYLATHEKRAYHTSVLPSGENVLLTEGFDDAFLGHDYFIPTWQMGVAQNIPNKYAVPEGWSVDANNYVYELPGYIRLGLDDSASGAGSITTPALAALGDASADVTLTFKIAVHMGGSSSYKPDPITLTVTAEGAGTAAAPVHDLASLPEECKPATEAEAKVMEDAYYKWYPVTVKISGATKDTRITIGGTGRHYIDDIVITKD; encoded by the coding sequence ATGAAAAAGCATTTATTCGGGATTTGGACGGCGGCGTTGCTGCTGGCGGGCGCTGCCGTCTCCTGCACGAGCGATCCGGAGGTGGACAGTGTCGGCCGGGTCGGGATTACCCAGGAGAGTCTGACGGCCTCGGGCGAGGGCGAGGAGCTGACCCTCGACGTGACCAGTAATTCCTACTGGCATATCGATTTCACGGATCCGGCGACGGGAGAGGCCGTCCGCTGGATTACACCCAGCGAGACCTATGGTATGGGCGACGCGGCGGTAAAACTCGTGGTAGCGCGGAACCGTTCGACGAGTGCCCGTCAGGCCTGCATCCATGTAACGACGGATTCGGAGTCGTCGACGGTTTCGATCCTGCTGTCGCAGGGGGCCGGGACCGTTGGCGGCGGGGACGGCTACGGTTTCCCGATCTACCAGATGTTCTCGATCGATGCGAATCTGATGTTGAGCAACGCCTTCATCGAGGGCGGGACCTGCTATTTCGACGACGGCATGATCCTGAGCCGGACGGGAAGCCCGGCCGACATGACGTTCAGCACCCAGACCCACACGAATCCCAAATCGGACTGGTATTTCCAGCGCGGCGTGGTGATCGGATCGTGGGAGACCGGGGATGCGCTGCAGCTGCAGATTCCGTTGAAGGAGGCGCTTTCCGGGGACCTGCGCTATATGTATGGCAGCCGCCGCGACGGCACGCAGAATGCAAACCATGCCTGGCGGTTCGAGTGGAGTGCTGACGGAGCGAGCTGGACGCCGTTCGACAAGGCGTCGGTCGGGGGAGCGTCGGATGCGGTCTGGAAGATCGTGGACTTCACGATTCCCGCGGAGAAGCAGATTCCGGCGGGCGGTACGCTCTGGATCCGGCACTATTGCACGGACGGCTCGTCGGCCAGCACGTCGGATTCGAAGCCGACGGTTGCCTTCCAGACGGGCTTCTGCATCACGAAGGCCACGGCCGAGGCGTCGGAAGTTCCGGCCATGGACGACGAGACGATCGTCTTCTCTACCGGATTCGATGACGTGCGTGATGCCGTGGCGGCCTATATCGATCTGCCGCTCGACTTCATGTCGTCATTCAATGCGGGGGCTTATTCCTTGCCCAAGGAGCACTCCGGCATCGTCGCTTTCGATGAGTGCTATACGCGCCCGGGCTTCCTGCAGGTAGGACGCGGCGACGAAGCGATTGTTTCGCGCTATACGCAGGGTTCCTATACGATCCAACTGGCCTCGCGTTTCGAGGCGATGCGCATCTTGAAGAGCGATCTCAAGTTGACGTTCCTGGCGACGGCGATGATCGACGCCTACGGCAACCCGACCGATCCCGGCGTGGTGGTGAAAGTCGATGGTGCGAGCGGCGCCACGGTGGAGGGCGGTGAGCTCGAAGGGGTTGCGAACAACGAGTTCAAGCCGTTTACGGTTTATGTCCGCGGGGCGACTCCCGAGACCGAAATCACCATTACTTCAGCTGCGATGGCCTCCAGCACGGACGACGTTCGTTTCTTCGTGGACGACATCGTGCTTGCCGTCGAGGGTGAACCGCAGCGCCCGAGTGCCGACGATCCGGTGAAGGCCACCATTGCGGAGCTCCGTGGCAAGGCGGGCGCTTCGGAGGTGACGGTTTCCGACAATCTTTATATACAGGGTACGGTGGTTTCGGTGGACAACGTTCCGCAGGGTTGTTTCGCGGTGCAGGATGACGAGGCGGGTATCTTCGTCAGCGCTCCGAATCACGGGCTTACGGTCGGCGACCAGGTCGAAGTGGTTGTAAAGGGGGCCAAACTGGCCAAGGATGCCGACGGACTGCTGGTGGTGACTCCGACCGCCGCGACGCAGGTGACCAGGAGCGGAACGGCAACCGAACTGCCTGCCGAGCGTTCGATTTCGGTCGGCGACCTGGCGGCAGGGACCTATGAGGCGATGCGTGTTTTGCTTCCGGAGTCTCAGGTGGTGGATGCCGATCTGTCGAAGACGCTGAGCGGGACAGTCACGCTCGAACTGGAGGATCGGGTAACGACCTATTCGATGAAGACCTATGCCCATGCGACGTTTGCCTCGACGACGGTGCCGCAGAAGCGGGGCCCGGTGAAGGGTATTGCGGGAGCGGGTTATGTGCTTCCGGCCTCGGTATCGGATCTTTCGGCGATGAACGGCACACGTTTCGGCGAGGCGGTCTACGCCATTACGCCGATCGACGGTATGCTCAAGATGTTATTGGGCGGAACACCTTCGGTTTACAGTGCGACATATGATGCTGCCAGCAAGACGTTGAATTATACCAACGGTTGTTCGGTTTACAAAGTCGGTAATGAAGATTTGACAACCTGTGAATTGACATGTAAGAAGACACCTTATGACGGACGTTTCCAGACTACCGGCTGGGGTGGTGACAACTGGCAAGATAACGGGTTGGTCTTCAAGATCAAGGCTACGTCCCGGATTGTGGGCAATCTGCGCTTCGGGTTCGGTATGTTCTCGAATAAGAGTATAAAAGGGTATGTTCCTGCAAAATATAAGATCAAGTGGAGCAATAATAACCGGGATTGGTATGATGGAGTCCGTGTATTGGTAGGTCCTTATACGGGAGAAGGCACAGAGGAATTCACCATCCCGACCCAAGCAAACAGTGGCGGTTACAAGATGGCCTATTTTAATGTGCCGGAAAGCAAGGCAGTAGCAGAGGGGGACTATATTTACATCAAGATCGTGCAGGCGGATAATACAACGGCATTGTATCCTGAAACCGGAATTAAAACCGATGCTCCGCTTCTGCTTCAACATGCTTTCTATCTTGCTACGCATGAAAAGCGCGCTTATCATACCTCGGTATTGCCTTCTGGAGAGAACGTACTGTTGACTGAAGGCTTTGATGATGCATTCCTGGGACATGACTATTTTATTCCGACCTGGCAGATGGGTGTGGCTCAGAATATACCGAATAAGTATGCCGTTCCTGAGGGTTGGTCTGTGGATGCGAACAATTATGTTTATGAATTGCCCGGTTATATTCGTCTCGGATTGGATGATTCGGCGTCTGGCGCAGGAAGCATTACCACTCCGGCTTTAGCAGCATTGGGCGATGCTTCGGCTGATGTTACCCTGACGTTCAAGATTGCTGTTCACATGGGAGGAAGCAGTTCTTACAAGCCTGATCCCATAACGTTGACGGTAACGGCCGAAGGTGCGGGTACTGCAGCCGCCCCTGTTCACGATTTGGCTTCGTTGCCTGAGGAATGTAAACCGGCGACTGAAGCAGAAGCTAAGGTGATGGAGGATGCCTATTATAAGTGGTATCCTGTGACGGTGAAGATCTCCGGTGCAACGAAAGATACTCGAATTACCATTGGAGGTACGGGGCGTCATTACATCGACGACATCGTGATTACGAAAGATTGA
- a CDS encoding TonB-dependent receptor, producing MKKSYDEFQRKCDFRTIAAFCALLAAIVFAPSYASAQNFTLQGSVKTEKGEPVPGATIILAGTQQGVTSDAQGNFTFTLTRKPAADASLLVSYLGYKSQTILIGSRTTFDIVLAEESTAMDEVVVVGYGTVRKKDLTGALSSVGGETILNRQTQTLSQALQGAMPGVTVTRTNSAPGGSASIRIRGITSMTEGASDPYVLIDGVAGSIDDVNPNDIENITVLKDAASASIYGSQAAAGVILITTKRAGKTGASVTYNYTLGIDYQSQTPEYMNATDYMAAVNELRYNDLPSGGWYQEYSREMIENYWILNRENPDLYPNVDWMDLMLKDKGVRQSHSLTIQAGGEKISSVLSLGYDDVDGLFRKNLNWQRYTARLNNDIKVFKWMNASADLSLRYVDQLNPHTSPSGIMRYIPPIYQAVWSDGRYAPGKDGTNKYAALMSGGEKETDKYLANAKFQIDIMPVKGLTVTGIFAPQFSYTKIKDFQRQTSYFSYQEESLTSTKYISDAQTTTLEETRGDTFSHTTQVYANYQHTFGEDHNINAMIGYENYWYQEGAIVAKKSSFAHSLIPDLSAGGSEDVTANSKNVNELARRSYFGRLMYNYRSKYYIQGNIRRDGSSRFAPDCRWGTFLSASAGWVFTQERFMEGLRKVLDHGKLRLSYGELGNERIKGYYPYQAVLANNNVVGYTGSTITALSGYAQAAAIVSDITWETTSTVDVGLDLTMLNNRLSVTADWYYKKTRDMLLQVPIAPIMGLSDPYDNIGDMHTKGWEVTLGWRDNIGDFSYGVTFNLSDDVSTMGYIGNKEVISGGKIIREGDEYQSWYGYVCDGIYQTQAEIDNSATTGAVYPGDLHYRNLADADPNSPLINAEYDRTILGSSLPHFNYGGTIDLAWRGIDFNLTFQGVGKRNSYLTDEMVQPLRSQWYNVPTIVGGGEFLESQEHHRAEPTRQISALFVEQR from the coding sequence ATGAAAAAAAGTTACGATGAATTTCAAAGAAAGTGCGATTTTCGGACAATCGCCGCTTTCTGCGCGCTTCTGGCAGCGATCGTATTTGCACCATCGTACGCTTCGGCCCAGAACTTCACCCTACAGGGGAGCGTCAAGACCGAAAAGGGCGAGCCGGTCCCGGGAGCAACCATCATCCTCGCCGGAACCCAGCAGGGCGTAACCTCCGACGCACAGGGTAACTTCACCTTCACCCTCACCCGGAAGCCCGCGGCCGATGCGTCGCTGCTCGTCTCCTATCTCGGCTACAAGAGCCAGACGATCCTCATCGGAAGCCGCACGACCTTCGATATCGTACTGGCAGAAGAGAGTACGGCCATGGATGAGGTCGTGGTCGTCGGATACGGCACCGTCCGCAAAAAGGACCTCACCGGAGCCCTCTCCTCCGTAGGCGGCGAGACCATCCTCAACCGGCAGACCCAGACGCTCTCACAGGCCCTCCAGGGCGCCATGCCCGGCGTGACCGTCACCCGCACGAACTCCGCTCCCGGAGGTTCGGCCTCGATCCGGATCCGCGGTATCACCTCCATGACCGAAGGCGCGTCGGACCCCTATGTGCTGATCGACGGTGTGGCCGGGTCCATCGACGACGTGAACCCCAACGACATCGAGAATATCACCGTCCTGAAGGATGCGGCTTCGGCTTCGATCTACGGTTCGCAGGCCGCCGCCGGCGTCATCCTCATCACCACCAAGCGCGCCGGGAAAACCGGAGCCAGCGTTACCTATAATTATACGCTCGGCATCGACTACCAGTCCCAGACCCCCGAATACATGAATGCCACCGACTACATGGCCGCCGTCAACGAACTCCGTTACAACGACCTTCCTTCGGGCGGCTGGTATCAGGAGTATTCGCGGGAGATGATCGAAAACTACTGGATCCTCAACCGGGAGAATCCCGACCTCTACCCGAATGTCGACTGGATGGACCTGATGCTCAAGGACAAGGGCGTCCGGCAGTCGCACAGCCTGACGATTCAGGCCGGCGGCGAGAAGATCAGCTCGGTGCTGAGCCTGGGCTACGACGACGTCGACGGACTCTTCCGCAAGAACCTCAACTGGCAGCGCTACACCGCCCGGCTGAACAACGACATCAAGGTCTTCAAATGGATGAATGCCTCGGCCGACCTGTCGCTGCGCTACGTCGACCAGCTCAACCCCCATACCTCACCCTCGGGCATCATGCGTTACATCCCGCCCATCTACCAGGCTGTCTGGAGCGACGGACGCTACGCCCCGGGCAAGGACGGCACGAACAAGTATGCCGCCCTGATGTCCGGAGGTGAAAAGGAGACCGACAAGTATCTGGCCAACGCCAAGTTCCAGATCGATATTATGCCCGTCAAGGGGCTGACCGTCACGGGAATCTTCGCCCCGCAGTTCTCCTACACCAAGATCAAGGATTTCCAGCGCCAGACCTCCTACTTCAGCTACCAGGAGGAGAGCCTCACCAGTACGAAGTACATCTCCGACGCCCAAACCACCACCCTCGAAGAGACCCGCGGGGATACCTTCTCGCACACGACACAGGTCTATGCCAACTACCAGCACACTTTCGGCGAGGACCACAACATCAACGCCATGATCGGTTACGAGAACTACTGGTATCAGGAAGGGGCGATCGTCGCCAAAAAATCCTCGTTCGCACACTCGCTGATCCCCGACCTGAGCGCCGGAGGCAGTGAGGACGTTACGGCCAATTCGAAGAACGTCAACGAACTGGCACGCCGCTCCTACTTCGGGCGTCTGATGTACAACTACCGGTCGAAATACTACATCCAGGGCAATATCCGCCGCGACGGGTCCTCGCGTTTCGCGCCCGACTGCCGCTGGGGTACGTTCCTCTCGGCATCGGCCGGATGGGTCTTCACCCAGGAGCGCTTCATGGAGGGGCTTCGCAAGGTCCTGGACCACGGAAAACTCCGCCTCTCCTACGGAGAACTGGGCAACGAGCGCATCAAGGGTTACTACCCCTACCAGGCCGTCCTGGCCAACAACAACGTCGTCGGATACACCGGCTCCACGATAACAGCCCTCTCGGGTTATGCGCAGGCCGCGGCCATCGTCTCCGACATCACCTGGGAGACCACCTCGACCGTCGACGTGGGTCTCGACCTGACGATGCTCAACAACCGACTCTCCGTCACCGCCGACTGGTACTACAAAAAGACCCGCGACATGCTCCTGCAGGTCCCCATCGCCCCGATCATGGGACTCTCCGACCCCTATGACAACATCGGCGACATGCATACCAAGGGCTGGGAGGTGACCCTCGGATGGAGAGACAACATCGGCGATTTCAGCTACGGGGTTACGTTCAACCTCTCGGACGACGTCTCGACCATGGGTTACATCGGGAACAAGGAGGTCATCTCCGGCGGCAAGATCATCCGTGAAGGCGACGAATACCAGTCGTGGTACGGATACGTCTGCGACGGGATCTACCAGACCCAGGCCGAAATCGACAATTCGGCAACCACAGGAGCCGTCTACCCCGGCGACCTGCACTACCGCAACCTTGCGGATGCCGACCCGAACAGCCCGCTCATCAACGCCGAATACGACCGCACGATCCTCGGCTCCTCGCTCCCGCACTTCAACTACGGCGGTACGATCGATCTGGCATGGCGCGGCATCGACTTCAACCTGACGTTCCAGGGCGTCGGCAAGCGCAACTCCTACCTCACGGACGAGATGGTGCAGCCGCTGCGCTCGCAGTGGTATAACGTCCCGACCATTGTCGGGGGGGGGGAGTTCCTGGAGTCGCAAGAACACCATCGAGCAGAACCAACACGCCAAATATCCGCGCTATTCGTGGAACAGCGCTAA